In one Amia ocellicauda isolate fAmiCal2 chromosome 2, fAmiCal2.hap1, whole genome shotgun sequence genomic region, the following are encoded:
- the LOC136771617 gene encoding melanopsin-A has product MGSHSAGIGLSCPSHSPNCSRILEALTAHDHSRAKSDKLLEATAAPAPGDVHPFPTVDVPAHVHYTIGTVILVVGVTGVLGNFLVMYVFCWSKSLRTPANMFIINLAVSDFLMSLTQAPAFFITSLSKRWVFGERGCELYAFCGALFGICSMITLMAIAMERYLVITRPLESIGVMTLQRAGLILAGVWCYSLGWSLPPFFGWSAYVPEGLLTSCTWDYVTFTPSVRAYTMLLLTFVFLIPLAVIMCCYFFIFKAIRVANQAMQKINGGESQKTYEKMRNDWKMAKIALLLILLYVISWAPYAAVALTAFAGYAHLLSPYINSVPAVIAKASAIHNPIIYAITHPKYRLAIARYVPFLRVLLRVPKKDVRSMGSYSSARCSTVSSQSSNLSSTNPCCVKSRLSSTSDSESCLTESEADISSICSVPSCRQMAIEIGRDSASDTIIQSHPVPADSVTFNKIPANAHDIPMTEVKHTDGSVSLLPGI; this is encoded by the coding sequence ATGGGTTCACATTCTGCAGGGATAGGGCTCTCCTGCCCATCTCACAGCCCCAACTGCAGCAGGATTCTTGAAGCCCTCACAGCTCATGACCATTCCAGAGCAAAGAGCGACAAGCTTCTAGAAGCCACTGCAGCCCCAGCTCCGGGTGACGTGCACCCTTTCCCCACAGTGGACGTCCCCGCCCACGTGCACTACACCATCGGGACGGTCATTCTGGTTGTAGGGGTCACGGGGGTCCTGGGGAACTTCCTGGTCATGTACGTTTTCTGCTGGAGCAAGAGTCTGAGGACGCCGGCCAACATGTTCATCATCAACCTGGCAGTGTCTGATTTCCTGATGTCTCTCACGCAGGCTCCTGCCTTCTTCATCACCAGCCTGAGCAAGAGGTGGGTGTTCGGGGAGAGAGGCTGTGAGCTGTACGCCTTCTGTGGGGCCCTGTTTGGGATCTGCTCCATGATCACGCTGATGGCCATCGCAATGGAACGGTACTTGGTGATCACACGGCCGTTGGAGTCCATTGGGGTGATGACGCTTCAGAGGGCTGGGCTGATCCTCGCAGGGGTCTGGTGCTACTCCTTGGGGTGGAGTCTCCCGCCCTTTTTCGGCTGGAGCGCCTACGTCCCTGAGGGTTTGCTGACGTCCTGCACATGGGACTACGTGACATTCACCCCTTCAGTCCGTGCCTATACCATGCTCCTCCTTACCTTTGTCTTCCTGATCCCGCTGGCGGTCATCATGTGCTGCTACTTCTTCATCTTCAAGGCAATCCGGGTGGCGAACCAGGCCATGCAGAAGATCAATGGAGGGGAATCCCAAAAGACGTACGAGAAGATGAGGAATGACTGGAAGATGGCCAAAATCGCGCTGCTCCTGATCCTGCTGTACGTCATTTCCTGGGCGCCTTACGCTGCCGTAGCTCTCACTGCTTTTGCTGGCTATGCCCACCTCCTGAGCCCGTACATCAATTCTGTGCCGGCTGTCATCGCCAAAGCTTCGGCCATCCACAACCCTATCATCTATGCCATCACCCACCCCAAGTACAGGCTCGCCATTGCCAGATATGTCCCCTTCCTGCGGGTGCTGCTCAGGGTGCCCAAGAAGGATGTACGCTCGATGGGCAGCTACTCCTCCGCCCGCTGCTCCACCGTCTCTAGCCAGTCCTCCAATCTCAGCTCCACCAACCCCTGCTGCGTGAAAAGCCGCCTCTCCTCCACGTCGGACAGTGAATCCTGCTTGACCGAGAGTGAAGCCGACATCTCCAGCATTTGCTCTGTCCCCTCCTGTCGACAGATGGCAATTGAGATTGGGAGGGACTCAGCCTCAGACACCATCATCCAGTCCCACCCAGTCCCTGCTGACTCTGTGACTTTCAACAAGATACCCGCCAATGCCCATGACATCCCCATGACTGAGGTCAAACATACAGATGGCAGTGTCTCTCTTCTGCCTGGGATCTGA